The Anopheles coluzzii chromosome 2, AcolN3, whole genome shotgun sequence genome window below encodes:
- the LOC120952715 gene encoding dephospho-CoA kinase domain-containing protein produces the protein MFLVALTGGIASGKSTVTKIFRDNGVPVIDADAIARQVVEPGRPAWHKIKAAFGEEVFHAESGELNREALGRIIFDDVEKRRVLNEITHPEIHRTIYREVIKCFFMGHNFVVLDLPLLFEIRVMLNYIHKIITVTCEEDIQVTRLMDRSQYTEAEAKKRIKAQMPLELKCEQSHFVIENSGTLRDTEEQTLKILAILQDSNQHWKIRGVIFATAALLVSSIAWLLNYKYKWFNSN, from the exons ATGTTTCTCGTTGCCTTAACCGGCGGTATCGCCTCTGGAAAGAGCACCGTGACAAAGATCTTCCGCGACAACGGAGTTCCGGTAATCGATGCCGATGCCATCGCCCGCCAAG TGGTTGAACCGGGCCGACCAGCATGGCATAAAATCAAGGCCGCCTTTGGTGAGGAAGTCTTCCATGCCGAGAGCGGAGAGCTGAACCGAGAAGCGCTCGGGCGCATCATATTCGATGATGTAGAGAAGCGCCGAGTGCTGAATGAAATCACACATCCCGAAATTCACCGCACCATCTACCGGGAGGTGATCAAGTGTTTCTTTATGgggcacaattttgtggtgcTCGATCTACCGCTGCTGTTCGAAATACGAGTCATGTTGAACTACATCCATAAAATCATTACCGTCACATG CGAGGAAGATATTCAAGTCACCCGTTTGATGGATCGGAGTCAATACACCGAGGCAGAGGCGAAAAAGCGCATCAAAGCACAGATGCCACTGGAGCTAAAATGCGAACAATCACATTTTGTGATTGAAAATTCAG GTACACTAAGAGACACTGAAGAGCAAACGCTAAAAATCCTCGCCATCCTACAGGATAGTAATCAGCATTGGAAAATACGTGGCGTCATCTTTGCTACGGCGGCGTTGCTCGTTTCTAGCATTGCGTGGCTTTTAAACTACAAGTACAAGTGGTTCAACTCGAACTGA